The following proteins are encoded in a genomic region of Methanoculleus bourgensis MS2:
- a CDS encoding translation initiation factor IF-2 subunit gamma: MRDAFIPGVNIGLVGHVDHGKTTLVSALTGTWTDRHSEEIKRGISIRLGYADTTFYKCEKCEGAGAYTSQAECPVCGGRAVPFRTVSFVDAPGHETLMATMLSGSALMDGAMLVIAANESCPQPQTKEHLMALELIGIKKIVIVQNKIDVVTQAEALEHYKQIKRFIKGTIAENAPIIPVSAQRGINVGALIQTLDEVIPEPARDPEIDPVLLIARSFDINKPGGSWRDVKGGVIGGSLVRGVLREGDEIEIRPGRQVQVENRMKWEPITTKITSINAGKVKVTEAAPGGLLGIATKLDPALTKSDALAGQVAGRIGELPPVWDRLKFDVTLMDRVVGADSEQVIEPLKHKEPLMLSVGTAVTVGVVVNARKNQMEVQLKRAVCAEVGSRIAISRQVGGRWRLIGMGVLVE; this comes from the coding sequence TTGCGAGATGCATTCATTCCCGGTGTCAATATTGGGCTCGTGGGTCATGTCGATCACGGCAAGACCACCCTGGTCAGCGCGCTGACCGGTACCTGGACGGACAGGCACAGCGAGGAGATCAAGCGCGGCATCTCCATCCGGCTCGGCTACGCGGATACGACGTTTTATAAGTGTGAGAAATGCGAGGGGGCTGGGGCATACACATCCCAGGCCGAATGCCCGGTCTGCGGAGGTCGTGCGGTCCCGTTCCGGACGGTCTCATTCGTCGATGCCCCGGGCCACGAGACACTGATGGCGACGATGCTCTCAGGCTCTGCACTGATGGACGGGGCAATGCTTGTCATTGCTGCAAACGAGTCCTGCCCCCAGCCTCAGACCAAGGAACACCTGATGGCGCTCGAACTGATCGGCATCAAAAAGATCGTCATCGTCCAGAACAAGATCGATGTGGTCACCCAGGCCGAGGCGCTGGAGCACTATAAACAGATAAAGAGGTTCATCAAAGGAACCATCGCTGAGAACGCACCCATCATCCCCGTCTCGGCACAGAGGGGAATCAATGTCGGCGCCCTGATCCAGACCCTCGATGAGGTCATCCCCGAGCCTGCCCGCGACCCGGAGATCGACCCGGTGCTGCTCATCGCGCGGTCGTTTGATATCAACAAACCGGGCGGCAGCTGGAGGGACGTGAAGGGCGGCGTCATCGGGGGCTCGCTCGTCCGGGGTGTCCTCCGGGAGGGGGATGAGATCGAGATCAGGCCCGGCCGGCAGGTTCAGGTCGAGAACCGGATGAAGTGGGAGCCGATCACAACAAAGATCACCTCCATCAACGCCGGAAAGGTCAAGGTGACTGAGGCGGCGCCCGGCGGTCTCCTTGGTATCGCGACGAAACTCGATCCGGCACTGACGAAGAGCGACGCTCTCGCTGGGCAGGTTGCCGGGCGTATCGGGGAACTGCCGCCGGTCTGGGACCGGCTGAAGTTTGACGTCACGCTCATGGACCGTGTGGTCGGTGCGGACAGCGAACAGGTCATCGAGCCACTCAAGCACAAGGAACCGCTGATGCTCTCGGTCGGCACCGCCGTCACCGTCGGCGTGGTCGTGAATGCGAGGAAGAACCAGATGGAGGTCCAGCTGAAGCGGGCGGTCTGTGCGGAGGTTGGATCACGGATTGCCATCAGCAGACAGGTCGGCGGGCGATGGCGGCTGATCGGCATGGGTGTTCTGGTCGAGTGA
- the nikR gene encoding nickel-responsive transcriptional regulator NikR — MSGDTELSRIGISLPKNLLDKFDEILSLRGYSSRSEGIRDSIRSYITYYQWISDVKGERQGVITMVYDHDQRGLLETLTEIQHEYAQIIQASLHSHITHNRCLEVILLRGDGTVLKDITERLMSQKGVEAVKLTTIPLEG, encoded by the coding sequence ATGTCAGGCGATACCGAACTTTCACGTATCGGGATCTCTCTACCCAAGAACCTTCTTGATAAATTCGACGAGATCCTGAGTCTCCGGGGGTATTCCTCACGTTCAGAAGGGATACGGGACTCAATACGGAGTTATATTACGTACTACCAGTGGATCTCAGATGTCAAAGGAGAGCGCCAGGGTGTCATCACCATGGTCTATGACCACGACCAGCGGGGACTGCTCGAGACGCTCACCGAGATCCAGCATGAATATGCCCAGATCATCCAGGCATCCCTTCACTCACATATCACCCACAACAGGTGCCTTGAGGTGATCCTGCTCCGCGGGGATGGAACGGTGCTGAAGGATATTACGGAACGGTTGATGTCGCAGAAGGGTGTCGAGGCGGTGAAACTCACCACCATACCGCTTGAGGGTTAG
- a CDS encoding DUF2098 domain-containing protein, producing the protein MITDDVAVGAVVRYPRTGTTGKVLRVEEIDGRQYAEIDSTGLYYRVDELVSVDRVAGKVERVERSLEDYLEERKELQQQLKEVWEKGTDQSCEGGG; encoded by the coding sequence ATGATCACGGATGACGTGGCAGTAGGTGCAGTCGTCCGGTATCCCCGCACCGGCACGACCGGGAAGGTCCTGCGGGTCGAGGAGATCGACGGCCGGCAGTATGCCGAAATCGACAGCACCGGCCTCTACTACCGGGTAGACGAGCTCGTCAGCGTCGACCGCGTGGCCGGGAAGGTAGAGAGAGTTGAGCGTAGTCTCGAGGATTACCTCGAGGAACGGAAGGAACTCCAGCAGCAGCTGAAAGAGGTCTGGGAGAAGGGGACCGACCAGAGTTGTGAGGGCGGCGGCTAA
- a CDS encoding YcaO-related McrA-glycine thioamidation protein, with product MVITIRPVKKQYFDGTHRYRSPEETYAAVEPLMAEIGVSEIIDVTPLDRLRIPVFSAVRPGAARGAVRVHAGKGKKPVHARVSAMMEALERYCAEYRGDRMEYATYEEIGPGRAVHPEDLIIPRELEQGEKLHWTPAWDILNDEEVYVPSNAVFHPYDTLGMTVPLFRSDSNGLASGNIMEEAILHALFEVIERDALSLADQKRDLGRRLTIENDCAARQVLDRFEENGIDIHLWLLTGRTGIPTVAAAADDTVTKDPAMIVIGSGTHSSPEIAALRALTEVAQSRGSYLQGGRNDPRREMVIRKAGYERLKRINRMWFADAEAVDIRDVPDASTERFDLDIERVLQEVSPYTDRVCVCDLSRTPVPVVRVVVPGFEVSYMDPDRRHPAQG from the coding sequence ATGGTAATCACGATTCGCCCGGTAAAGAAACAGTACTTCGATGGAACGCACCGTTACCGGTCTCCCGAGGAGACGTATGCTGCCGTTGAGCCGTTGATGGCGGAGATCGGTGTTTCCGAGATCATCGATGTCACCCCCCTGGATCGTCTCAGGATCCCAGTCTTCTCAGCGGTCCGCCCGGGAGCGGCCCGGGGAGCGGTCCGTGTCCACGCGGGAAAGGGAAAGAAACCGGTCCACGCCCGCGTCTCGGCGATGATGGAGGCGCTCGAGCGTTACTGCGCCGAGTACCGGGGTGACCGGATGGAGTATGCGACCTACGAGGAGATCGGTCCGGGGCGGGCTGTACACCCTGAAGACCTGATCATCCCGCGGGAACTCGAACAGGGAGAGAAGCTCCACTGGACCCCGGCATGGGATATCCTGAACGATGAAGAGGTCTATGTCCCGAGCAACGCCGTCTTCCACCCCTATGACACGCTTGGCATGACCGTGCCGCTCTTCCGGAGCGACTCGAACGGGCTTGCATCTGGAAACATCATGGAAGAGGCGATCCTGCACGCACTCTTTGAGGTGATCGAGCGGGACGCGCTCAGCCTCGCCGACCAGAAGCGTGACCTGGGCCGCCGCCTCACCATCGAAAACGACTGCGCCGCCCGGCAGGTCCTCGACCGGTTCGAGGAGAACGGGATCGACATCCACCTCTGGCTGCTCACCGGGAGGACCGGTATCCCCACCGTTGCGGCCGCTGCGGACGACACCGTCACGAAAGACCCGGCGATGATCGTCATCGGGTCGGGGACGCACTCCTCCCCGGAGATTGCAGCGCTCCGCGCCCTGACCGAGGTCGCCCAGAGCCGGGGGAGTTATCTTCAGGGCGGCCGCAACGACCCCCGGCGGGAGATGGTCATCAGGAAGGCGGGCTACGAGCGGCTGAAGCGGATTAACAGGATGTGGTTTGCGGACGCAGAGGCCGTCGATATCAGGGACGTCCCCGACGCGAGCACCGAACGGTTCGACCTCGACATCGAACGGGTGCTTCAGGAGGTCAGCCCCTACACGGACCGGGTCTGCGTCTGCGACCTCTCAAGGACCCCGGTGCCGGTGGTGCGTGTTGTCGTCCCCGGGTTTGAGGTGTCATACATGGACCCGGACCGGCGGCACCCCGCGCAGGGGTGA